A genomic segment from Aspergillus puulaauensis MK2 DNA, chromosome 1, nearly complete sequence encodes:
- a CDS encoding Zn(II)2Cys6 transcription factor (COG:S;~EggNog:ENOG410PJTJ;~InterPro:IPR036864,IPR021858,IPR001138;~PFAM:PF00172;~go_function: GO:0000981 - DNA-binding transcription factor activity, RNA polymerase II-specific [Evidence IEA];~go_function: GO:0008270 - zinc ion binding [Evidence IEA];~go_process: GO:0006355 - regulation of transcription, DNA-templated [Evidence IEA]): protein MAHSFHPSQASMTGYTQEPPPLSAYSILGQNQYPESVALWHSPSTQPQQEPQSQSHISAAPYTPATPKTPSLLQPLPDQKKHKRTRSGCFTCRSRRIKCDENRPVCERCRKGNRECVYPTSTTGPASKSAPRTVAKTKASRPQSRGSDSSGHVEADEATSTLEPIVDEGEEAEGSPESSTYQSPTTTSGPTIPTGSKSKLPKKKSNQSLRRRKAKPQTVTTTDPLPGRKESSSSPSTEASSRFGSISARSDSVGFYPFDAVGDPSTAHLPEDIRFYLSYHKDSINYRHYFLQSRSANFVSQTVIGYALQYEPLLYAIVGFSAYHHCVHTSTGKLFTFLKYYNRALSLLRRSLGSGEPYSEATLATVLVLTTFEEFIGDWVNLIDHHQAAHVLIRELLTPDSASSDDIHRHLFEWYARFDIVAGIVSGNEMVLGRDWYITREEHDAREAASNPDDIEKQLAFTASINRRFGLDMASLYAKLSRGMITFEEFMVENDKLGQSLEQIKDILSRFATEYVIQSYPDQKPLTEDDLVDPYVPGGLHYGPLWDANFAWIDYYSTKAMYRFQFIMTTQQGTMDELLALSYEQVRLIETIERWPDKEKGYIFGFKNSIGMASLFFPRDSRHLNWSRGIFAHIERQGYVIAPKFRAALAAIWQLPEINHWWLSDDSSYPTIIREVREMTEERTNNPRDDYRESVRDMKAVFGKLNLDETESETSPPAVTDVSRPTGSSQ, encoded by the exons ATGGCGCATTCCTTCCACCCGTCTCAAGCCTCCATGACGGGCTACACTCAGGAGCCGCCGCCACTTTCAGCATATTCAATCTTGGGTCAGAATCAGTATCCGGAGAGCGTTGCGCTTTGGCACAGTCCATCAACCCAGCCGCAGCAAGagccgcagtcgcagtcgcataTTTCTGCAGCTCCATACACACCAGCCACCCCCAAAACGccctctcttcttcagccaCTACCGGATCAGAAAAAGCACAAACGTACTCGAAGCGGCTGCTTTACTTGCCGATCCCGTCGGATCAAGTGCGATGAGAATCGGCCGGTCTGTGAACGATGTCGAAAAGGCAACCGAGAGTGTGTCTACCCTACTTcaacaacaggcccagcTTCGAAATCTGCACCTCGAACCGTAGCCAAGACCAAGGCTTCTCGACCGCAATCCCGTGGGAGTGACTCTTCGGGCCATGTTGAGGCGGATGAGGCTACTAGCACATTAGAACCCATtgtggatgagggagaggaggcGGAAGGTAGCCCGGAGTCAAGTACCTATCAATCGCCGACTACGACCTCAGGGCCCACCATTCCAACTGGATCGAAATCTAAGTTACCTAAAAAGAAGAGCAACCAATCTTTACGCCGACGGAAAGCGAAACCACAGACCGTGACAACCACGGACCCACTGCCCGGTCGCaaggagagcagcagctcacCTTCAACGGAGGCCTCGTCCCGGTTTGGATCAATCAGTGCACGATCGGACAGCGTTGGATTCTATCCTTTCGACGCTGTTGGTGACCCTAGCACGGCCCACTTGCCCGAGGACATCCGTTTCTACCTCTCGTATCACAAGGACTCAATAAACTATCGACACTATTTCTTGCAGTCCCGCAGTGCTAACTTTGTGAGCCAAACCGTCATCGGCTATGCCCTACAATATGAGCCATTGCTGTATGCGATCGTTGGATTCTCGGCCTACCATCATTGCGTGCATACTAGTACAGGAAAGTTGTTCACGTTTCTTAAATACTACAACAGAGCTTTATCACTCTTGCGGAGATCACTAGGCTCTGGCGAACCGTATAGCGAAGCAACACTGGCTACTGTGCTCGTGCTCACTACGTTTGAG GAATTTATAGGTGATTGGGTCAATCTAATTGACCAccatcaagcagctcatGTCTTGATTCGAGAGCTTCTAACGCCTGACTCGGCCAGTTCGGATGACATTCACAGGCATCTTTTCGAATGGTATGCTCGATTTGATATAGTAGCAGGCATTGTTTCGGGAAACGAAATGGTTCTAGGAAGAGATTGGTATATCACGCGAGAAGAGCATGACGCCAGGGAAGCTGCTAGCAATCCGGATGACATTGAGAAACAACTAGCCTTCACGGCCTCGATTAACCGTCGCTTTGGCCTGGACATGGCATCGTTGTACGCTAAACTGTCACGGGGCATGATAACTTTCGAAGAATTCATGGTTGAGAACGATAAGCTCGGCCAGAGCTTGGAACAGATCAAAGACATTCTGAGTCGGTTCGCTACAGAATACGTCATTCAAAGCTACCCTGATCAGAAGCCTTTGACTGAGGATGATCTCGTGGATCCTTATGTGCCTGGTGGTTTGCACTACGGCCCGTTGTGGGATGCCAATTTTGCTTGGATTGACTATTACTCCACAAAGGCCATGTACAGGTTCCAGTTCATCATGACTACGCAGCAGGGTACGATGGATGAATTGTTGGCCCTGTCGTACGAACAGGTTCGTTTAATCGAAACCATTGAACGATGGCcggacaaggagaaggggtATATTTTCGGATTCAAGAACAGCATTGGGATGGCAAGCTTGTTCTTCCCGAGGGATAGTCGACATCTTAACTGGAGCAGAGGGATTTTCGCTCACATAGAGCGGCAGGG CTATGTTATTGCCCCGAAATTCCGAGCTGCTCTAGCTGCCATCTGGCAATTACCTGAAATCAACCACTGGTGGCTTTCGGACGACTCGAGCTATCCAACAATCATCCGAGAGGTGCGCGAGATGACCGAAGAACGAACAAATAACCCACGAGATGATTACCGAGAAAGTGTGCGCGACATGAAAGCTGTCTTTGGGAAGCTTAATCTCGACGAGACGGAGAGTGAAACGAGTCCTCCTGCCGTCACAGATGTCTCACGACCCACAGGCTCGAGTCAGTAA
- a CDS encoding ATP-dependent 3'-5' DNA helicase (BUSCO:EOG09260DXP;~COG:A;~EggNog:ENOG410PFZG;~InterPro:IPR018973,IPR014939,IPR027417,IPR001650, IPR014001,IPR011545;~PFAM:PF00270,PF00271,PF09369;~go_function: GO:0003676 - nucleic acid binding [Evidence IEA];~go_function: GO:0005524 - ATP binding [Evidence IEA]) — MAGSKTKRTISSGLPPLGKQDHHEQESQLAPSTDASVARPDQTTKGKRKRAESVPEVSKSNQDAQVGEGQKGEAEQGNGNSDATSSNHPKQPAKKTKTKKAAASSTKAKKQQRKPSSPWPDPFKKLSRTHRALNLVYTFCCTRKHFATTFDNIKKAVQAQSGTELTIEDIARVKVLVPPAVRFEYVDEASLDVLSAGEREEVRGFGRDGWAPKYGADAEEALAIHALLFEFVDGDLKKEKGSSSGSGSRDKDEDLKMPVFSQKQMLGLIEKRNGKFAEAIDAFLVRCEDEGIDPVELLEKEKEAHVPVSPEGDDAEDDVLACAASSKVKGPIPKDRKTMAEIIDEIRGLEWYTGQIVPEGHRAFDAQQAVYGDLKFALSQGLVNALYNMKGITQLYSHQVEAINHLHDGQNVIVSTSTSSGKSLIYQVPMLHELEQDPTSRGMYIFPTKALAQDQKRSMQELLQYLDNLQSTMVETFDGDTPMANRNLIREEARIIFTNPDMLHITILPQENAWRTFLQNLKFVVVDELHVYNGLFGSHVAFIMRRLRRICAAVGNKNVRFISCSATVANPEEHMRAIFGVDDAQLIDFDGSPCGRKEFLCWNTPFKDPGDPTSGRGDSVAETARLFCQLILRGARVIAFCRIRKLCEILLQAVRNECTRLERPEVGNMIMGYRGGYSPQDRRKIEAEMFQGQLLGIVATNALELGVDIGSLDAVITLGFPYSISNLRQQSGRAGRRNKDSLSILVGDRYPTDQFYMRNPEELFSKPNCELQVDLANELILEGHVQCAAFELPLEPEQDEAYFGPQLSEFASTRLIRDSMGFYHCHGRFRPQPSRCVPIRDTEDQHFAVIDTTNARNIVLEEVEASRAFFTLYEGGIFLHQGQTYLVKELNPDSFFARVVRVTVDWNTMQRDFTDIDPIETEHIRLITPSTPPSLDNDNTNKPPDLSPPNTRAFFGAVRIHAVVYGFFKIDKRGRVLDAVAVDNPPITLFTKGMWLDVPKTALDILESRRLNIAAAIHAAEHAVLSLLPSFVISSPGDVRTECKVAKKELGKDLKRAVQNRGHGDAVDDSIPVLRPPARQRPARLMFYDAKGGSCGSGIARKAFEFVDSLLRRAVSRIEACSCVTPKGCLECVCDERCKEMNSVMSKAGAAVVLRCLLGWEVDVDALPWGEVDEDGDDVLGELAGGLETVVLAREVPLRNSYG, encoded by the coding sequence ATGGCCGGATCAAAGACGAAAAGGACAATAAGTTCCGGCCTGCCGCCCCTTGGGAAACAAGACCACCATGAGCAAGAGAGCCAGCTGGCCCCGAGTACCGACGCGTCGGTAGCCCGGCCAGACCAAACCACGAAAGGAAAACGCAAGAGAGCCGAGAGCGTTCCAGAGGTGTCGAAGTCTAATCAAGACGCCCAGGTTGGCGAGGGTCAGAaaggagaagctgaacaggGCAACGGCAACTCGGACGCAACTTCTTCTAACCACCCGAAACAACCGGCAAAAAAGACCAAAACCAAGAAAGCTGCTGCGTCCTCGACGAAAGCCAAAAAGCAGCAGCGGAAACCGTCTTCGCCATGGCCTGACCCATTCAAGAAACTATCTCGCACCCACCGCGCCCTGAATCTGGTTTACACGTTCTGCTGCACGAGGAAACATTTCGCGACGACGTTCGATAATATCAAAAAGGCTGTGCAGGCGCAGAGTGGGACAGAGCTTACAATTGAGGATATCGCACGGGTTAAGGTTCTCGTACCACCGGCTGTGCGGTTCGAGTATGTGGATGAGGCGAGTTTGGATGTTTTGAGCGCGGGGGAGAGGGAAGAGGTCCGTGGGTTTGGAAGAGACGGATGGGCGCCAAAGTACGGGGCAGATGCTGAGGAGGCGCTCGCAATACATGCATTGTTGTTTGAGTTTGTGGATGGggatttgaagaaggagaagggttCGAGCTCGGGCTCGGGTTCAAGAGATAAGGATGAGGATTTGAAGATGCCAGTTTTCAGTCAGAAGCAGATGCTGGGGTTAATTGAGAAGCGGAATGGCAAGTTTGCGGAAGCGATTGATGCGTTTCTTGTTCGGTGTGAAGATGAGGGCATTGATCCTgtggagttgttggagaaggagaaggaagctcATGTCCCTGTTTCTCCcgagggtgatgatgctgaggaCGATGTGTTGGCGTGTGCAGCCTCTTCGAAAGTGAAAGGGCCAATACCGAAGGACCGCAAGACGATGGCTGAAATAATTGACGAGATACGTGGCTTAGAGTGGTATACGGGGCAGATTGTCCCTGAAGGCCATAGGGCCTTTGACGCTCAGCAGGCTGTCTACGGGGACTTGAAGTTTGCGCTTTCGCAGGGTCTTGTGAATGCCTTGTACAATATGAAGGGGATTACACAGCTCTATTCTCACCAGGTGGAAGCGATCAATCACCTCCACGACGGACAGAATGTCATTGTCTCGACATCAACTAGTTCTGGCAAGTCGCTGATATATCAGGTTCCGATGCTGCATGAACTGGAACAGGACCCAACTAGTAGGGGCATGTACATCTTCCCTACGAAAGCCCTTGCGCAGGATCAAAAACGCAGTATGCAGGAACTCCTTCAGTACCTGGACAATTTACAGAGTACGATGGTTGAAACGTTCGATGGCGACACACCCATGGCGAATCGCAATCTCATCCGAGAGGAGGCACGCATCATCTTCACGAACCCCGATATGCTACATATCACGATTCTTCCGCAGGAGAACGCATGGCGAACGTTTCTTCAGAACCTTAAATTCGTGGTTGTGGATGAACTCCACGTTTACAACGGGCTTTTCGGATCCCACGTGGCGTTCATCATGcgccgcctgcgccgcatCTGTGCTGCTGTCGGGAACAAAAATGTCCGATTTATATCCTGTTCTGCTACCGTGGCTAACCCCGAGGAACACATGCGGGCTATCTTTGGTGTTGACGATGCGCAGCTGATAGACTTTGATGGATCACCTTGCGGTCGGAAAGAATTTCTTTGCTGGAATACGCCGTTCAAAGACCCTGGTGACCCGACATCTGGCAGGGGAGATAGCGTCGCTGAAACTGCACGACTCTTCTGCCAGCTTATCCTCCGAGGTGCCCGTGTGATTGCTTTCTGCCGTATTCGGAAATTGTGCGAGATCCTACTGCAGGCAGTTCGGAACGAATGCACTCGCCTTGAGCGGCCAGAGGTTGGGAACATGATAATGGGCTATCGCGGCGGGTATAGCCCGCAGGACCGGAGGAAGATTGAAGCGGAGATGTTCCAGGGGCAGTTACTAGGCATTGTGGCCACCAATGCGCTGGAATTGGGTGTGGATATTGGGTCTCTTGACGCCGTAATCACGCTCGGATTCCCCTACTCGATATCCAATCTCCGGCAGCAGAGTGGTCGTGCAGGTCGTAGGAATAAGGACTCGCTCTCTATCCTTGTCGGAGACAGGTACCCAACAGACCAGTTCTACATGAGAAACCCAGAAGAGCTTTTCTCAAAGCCCAACTGCGAGCTACAGGTCGACCTCGCCAACGAACTAATTCTAGAAGGGCACGTTCAATGTGCAGCCTTTGAACTGCCCCTCGAACCGGAGCAAGATGAGGCCTATTTCGGGCCCCAGCTCTCTGAATTCGCGTCTACCAGACTAATCCGCGACTCGATGGGCTTCTATCACTGCCATGGCCGATTCCGACCCCAGCCATCTCGGTGCGTCCCCATCCGCGACACGGAAGACCAGCACTTTGCTGTTATCGACACGACAAACGCCCGGAACATTGTCctcgaggaagtcgaggcTTCACGCGCTTTCTTCACCCTCTACGAGGGcggcatcttcctccaccagGGCCAAACATACCTCGTTAAAGAACTAAACCCAGACAGCTTCTTCGCTCGTGTTGTCCGCGTCACAGTCGATTGGAACACCATGCAGCGCGACTTCACAGATATTGATCCCATCGAAACAGAGCACATCCGTCTCATCACCCCTAGCACTCCTCCTAGCCTAGACAACGACAATACGAATAAACCACCAGATTTATCCCCACCAAACACCCGCGCGTTCTTCGGCGCTGTGCGTATACACGCCGTCGTCTACGGCTTCTTCAAAATCGACAAACGCGGCCGTGTCCTCGACGCCGTGGCGGTTGACAATCCGCCCATAACCCTTTTCACAAAAGGGATGTGGCTCGACGTGCCCAAAACAGCGCTGGACATTCTCGAATCGAGACGCCTCAACATCGCAGCCGCAATCCACGCAGCCGAACACGCCGTACTCTCCTTATTACCCAGCTTCGTGATCTCGTCGCCCGGCGATGTCCGCACGGAGTGCAAAGTTGCGAAAAAGGAGCTTGGGAAGGATTTGAAGCGCGCTGTGCAGAATCGTGGTCATGGTGATGCTGTCGATGATAGTATACCAGTTCTCCGGCCTCCGGCCCGACAACGGCCGGCGCGGTTAATGTTCTACGATGCGAAAGGTGGCTCATGCGGGTCTGGAATCGCGCGGAAGGCGTTTGAGTTCGTTGATTCGCTCCTTCGCCGTGCTGTTTCCCGGATAGAGGCTTGTAGTTGTGTTACGCCAAAGGGGTGCTTGGAGTGTGTGTGCGACGAGCGGTGTAAGGAGATGAACTCGGTGATGAGTAAGGCTGGGGCGGCAGTGGTATTGCGATGTTTGCTTGGAtgggaggttgatgttgatgcgTTGCCTTGGGGCGaggtggatgaagatggagatgatgtGTTGGGGGAGTTGGCTGGGGGATTGGAGACGGTTGTTTTGGCCAGGGAAGTTCCTTTGAGGAATTCTTATGGATGA
- a CDS encoding uncharacterized protein (COG:U;~EggNog:ENOG410Q16E;~InterPro:IPR000156,IPR011993;~PFAM:PF00638;~go_process: GO:0046907 - intracellular transport [Evidence IEA]) has product MASGDQRSELDKEMKNGVVDQAADDSQTSDNDGGERPVRNKLKETTITSAPQASTETSTDQRDDSSRASSRGRKRSFDDEEPENNDEEAGHRRKRSRDSATEEPPTQPEENQSEQSQDSASTLKKKRSRDQLDKDEPKTENKSEIAETKDSSDNAPVAAKVAAEGEPEKKRHRDGDPAPLPSAFANASAVSPFGAIGTSTSKPPAEEAKPTTSSSAFASSSLSAFAGSEQSPFGSLGESTPSVLKSSTESIPAETEKPVATGFAAAAKPSGGFAALGSGFSAFSGGFGAASSGAGLTSFAAATAPSTFASTSSKPFGAEADSDEEEENEKEEDSGPAEFEADKTDERFFARQIETGEEEEKTYFACKAKLFHFSDKEWRERGLGNFKVNVRVIDGVEDKKSARMVMRADGVLRVMLNTALFKGMKVGDGEGKEPKSKQIILASLEGNRSVPLLLRTGSEDQAKELYHTIQDLLEHQ; this is encoded by the exons ATGGCGTCCGGAGACCAGAGAAGCGAATTGGACA aagaaatgaaaaacGGTGTGGTGGATCAAG CCGCTGACGACTCTCAAACATCCGATAACGATGGCGGCGAGCGTCCGGTCCGAAACAAGCTGAAGGAGACTACCATTACATCTGCTCCCCAAGCATCCACAGAAACGAGTACGGACCAGCGCGACGATTCTAGCAGGGCGAGCAGCCGAGGTAGGAAGCGGTCgtttgatgacgaggagccGGAAAACAACGATGAGGAAGCTGGTCATAGGCGGAAGCGATCGAGAGATTCGGCTACGGAAGAGCCGCCAACTCAACCGGAGGAGAATCAGTCAGAGCAGTCGCAGGACTCGGCAAGCacattgaagaagaagagaagcaggGACCAGCTGGACAAGGACGAACCGAAAACTGAAAATAAGTCAGAGATCGCCGAAACTAAGGATAGTTCGGATAATGCCCCAGTAGCAGCTAAGGTCGCAGCTGAAGGGGAacccgagaagaagcggcaTAGGGATGGTGACCCG GCGCCTCTACCTAGTGCATTCGCGAATGCGTCGGCTGTGTCTCCGTTTGGCGCAATCGGCACCTCAACATCGAAACCgccagctgaagaagccAAACCCACTACGTCTTCATCTGCTTTTGCCTCGTCAAGCCTATCTGCTTTTGCTGGCTCAGAGCAATCCCCCTTTGGGTCTCTCGGTGAATCTACGCCATCTGTCCTCAAATCTTCAACGGAATCGATTCCTGCCGAGACAGAAAAGCCCGTGGCAACTGGttttgccgctgctgccaagCCGTCTGGTGGTTTTGCAGCTCTAGGGTCCGGGTTTTCAGCATTCAGTGGCGGCTTTGGGGCTGCTAGCTCAGGCGCTGGTCTGACTAGCTTTGCTGCCGCCACAGCTCCCAGCACTTTTGCCAGTACAAGCTCGAAGCCCTTTGGCGCCGAAGCGGACtcggacgaagaggaagaaaacgaaaaggaagaagatagCGGACCCGCCGAGTTTGAGGCGGATAAAACTGATGAGAGATTCTTTGCGCGACAGA TCGAGAccggtgaagaggaggaaaagacaTACTTCGCTTGCAAGGCCAAACTCTTCCACTTCTCAGACAAGGAATGGAGAGAGCGTGGCCTTGGTAATTTCAAAGTCAATGTCAGGGTCATTGACGGGGTTGAAGACAAGAAGTCGGCCCGTATGGTCATGCGTGCAGACGGAGTCCTCCGTGTCATGCTGAACACTGCTCTGTTCAAGGGTATGAAGGTTGGTGATGGCGAAGGCAAGGAACCAAAATCCAAGCAGATCATCTTGGCAAGTTTAGAAGGAAACCGCTCTGTCCCTCTTTTGCTCCGG ACGGGGAGTGAAGACCAGGCCAAGGAGCTATATCATACGATCCAGGATTTGTTGGAACATCAATAA
- a CDS encoding Yip1 domain protein (COG:U;~EggNog:ENOG410PMU1;~InterPro:IPR006977;~PFAM:PF04893;~TransMembrane:5 (o168-185i192-215o221-242i254-276o282-300i);~go_component: GO:0016020 - membrane [Evidence IEA]) produces MASSSTPYYSQDEPHDDESILDDGVIEADDAIDADDPLHETDRTPLRGNIEPDSSSSRGGGGNNLSSGYLTSRIPGEDRRAPQNTIDESVWQTLSRDLLAVWEKMRQVLYPKYLVGGILQRGGGGIGAAERGEASGFGGGMRNALGRWPDADVVLQGGMSEGLRDWDLWGPLIFCLLLSMFLSMAKGDQSDLVFSGVFSLVWIGEAVVTLQIKLLGGNISFFQSVCIIGYTLFPLVIAALLSAIGLPTIVRIPVYLALIAWSMAAGVSILGGSGVVRNRVGIAVYPLFVFYIAIGCLCFIS; encoded by the exons ATGGCCAGCTCTTCAACGCCGTACTATTCCCAAGATGAACCCCACGACGACGAATCTATCCTGGACGATGGGGTAATTGAGGCTGATGATG CCATCGATGCCGATGACCCTCTCCACGAAACCGACAGAACCCCGTTACGCGGCAACATCGAGCCTGATTCGTCGAGCTCtcgtggcggcggcggcaacaACCTCTCCAGTGGCTACCTCACATCTAGAATCCCAGGCGAGGACCGTCGCGCACCGCAGAACACCATCGATGAGAGCGTATGGCAGACGCTTTCCCGCGACCTTTTGGCGGTCTGGGAGAAGATGCGCCAGGTCCTCTATCCCAAGTATCTGGTTGGCGGTATACTGCAGCGCGGCGGAGGTGGTATTGGGGCCGCTGAACGCGGAGAAGCTTCGGgatttggcggcggcatgaGGAATGCTCTTGGGCGCTGGCCAGATGCTGATGTTGTGCTGCAAGGCGGGATGAGTGAGGGATTGAGAGATTGGGATCTTTG GGGTCCGCTTATTTTCTGCTTGCTTCTGAGTATGTTCCTGTCCATGGCTAAAGGTGACCAGTCGGACTTGGTCTTCTCGGGGGTGTTCTCTCTCGTTTGGATTGGTGAGGCGGTCGTGACGCTGCAGATTAAGCTGCTGGGTGGGAATAT CTCGTTCTTCCAGTCTGTCTGTATCATCGGTTACACGCTATTCCCCCTGGTTATCGCCGCACTTCTCAGCGCAATAGGTCTTCCAACGATTGTGCGGATACCGGTTTACCTCGCCTTGATCGCCTGGTCTATGGCCGCAGGCGTGAGTATCCTCGGAGGCTCTGGAGTCGTGCGAAACCGTGTGGGAATTGCGGTATATCCGCTTTTTGTCTTCTACATCGCGATCGGGTGCCTTTGCTTCATCAGCTAA